A single genomic interval of Fibrobacter sp. UWB13 harbors:
- a CDS encoding cell wall metabolism sensor histidine kinase WalK, whose translation MPYLLALLTGIVVVAVLIAFGLSRAFVRPVQKLAENLGQPELMDDEGIYKEIAPLVKTIRKQNRELQLTIEQLSEEKKKTAKMRDEFTANASHELKTPLTSISGYAELIENGMAKPEDVKRFAGKIHKEAGRLLSIANDIMTLSKLDSSGESAIGLDESVNLWTLASSCIDELSLNAEKKGVRVALEGCKTAQVYGNHRLLFEMLYNLVDNSIRYTETGGSVSILVQQNSIAVKDTGIGIPEENQPRIFERFYRVDKSRSKATGGTGLGLAIVKHIAEVHHAEISLQSAIGVGTEITVTFC comes from the coding sequence ATGCCTTACCTATTAGCGCTGTTGACAGGTATTGTTGTTGTGGCTGTTTTAATTGCTTTTGGCTTGAGCCGCGCTTTTGTGCGACCTGTGCAAAAATTGGCAGAAAACTTGGGACAGCCAGAACTTATGGATGACGAAGGGATATACAAAGAAATTGCACCATTAGTCAAAACTATCCGTAAGCAGAATCGGGAACTTCAACTCACCATTGAACAACTTTCTGAAGAAAAAAAGAAAACGGCCAAGATGCGAGATGAGTTTACGGCTAACGCCTCCCATGAACTCAAAACGCCATTGACATCCATTTCTGGATATGCGGAACTCATCGAAAATGGTATGGCGAAACCCGAAGACGTAAAACGCTTTGCTGGAAAAATTCACAAAGAAGCTGGCCGTCTCCTTTCTATCGCAAACGATATTATGACCCTTTCCAAACTTGACTCCTCGGGAGAATCTGCGATTGGACTGGACGAATCCGTGAATTTGTGGACACTGGCTTCAAGCTGTATTGACGAACTCTCCTTAAACGCCGAAAAGAAGGGAGTTCGTGTGGCGTTGGAAGGTTGTAAAACCGCACAGGTTTACGGCAATCATCGGCTCCTATTCGAGATGCTTTACAACTTGGTCGACAATTCCATTCGCTATACAGAAACGGGTGGTTCCGTGAGTATTCTAGTGCAACAAAATTCCATTGCTGTGAAGGATACTGGAATTGGCATTCCCGAAGAAAACCAGCCACGCATTTTTGAACGGTTTTACCGTGTGGACAAGAGTCGTTCCAAGGCTACAGGCGGTACGGGATTGGGCCTTGCCATTGTTAAGCATATCGCCGAAGTGCACCATGCAGAGATTTCGTTACAATCCGCCATAGGCGTAGGCACGGAAATCACCGTGACCTTCTGCTAG
- a CDS encoding winged helix-turn-helix domain-containing protein, which yields MIYIVEDDAEVREMETYALKSGGFDVMAFECGKVMDKQVKVKVPDLFILDIMLPGEDGLNILKRLRVQENTKDIPVIMLTAKGTELDKVKGLDLGADDYIAKPFGVLEFISRVRAVLRRSERSSSESTEALNLALGGVTLDDQRRSVTVGGIAVELTFKEYELLKLLMSRPGTVFSRQQILEKIWGVDFDMDTRTVDMHIKTLRQKLGVQGSIIQTVRNVGYKVQ from the coding sequence ATGATTTATATTGTGGAAGATGATGCTGAAGTTCGGGAAATGGAAACTTATGCTTTAAAGAGCGGCGGTTTTGACGTGATGGCTTTCGAATGCGGTAAAGTTATGGACAAACAAGTTAAGGTTAAAGTGCCGGACTTGTTTATTTTGGACATTATGCTCCCTGGCGAAGATGGTTTAAACATTCTCAAACGCTTGCGAGTGCAAGAAAATACAAAGGACATCCCCGTCATCATGCTTACAGCGAAAGGAACTGAACTTGACAAAGTGAAGGGACTTGACTTGGGAGCGGACGACTACATAGCAAAACCATTTGGCGTTCTAGAATTCATTTCACGTGTGCGAGCCGTGCTACGCCGTTCTGAACGAAGCTCATCCGAAAGTACGGAAGCGTTGAACTTGGCTCTAGGAGGAGTAACACTCGATGATCAGCGTCGTTCGGTAACTGTTGGCGGAATCGCTGTAGAACTCACTTTTAAGGAATATGAACTTTTGAAACTCCTGATGTCCCGACCGGGAACTGTTTTCTCTAGGCAACAGATTCTAGAAAAGATTTGGGGGGTGGATTTTGATATGGATACACGCACCGTGGATATGCACATAAAAACGCTTCGGCAGAAGTTAGGGGTACAAGGCTCTATCATACAGACCGTGCGAAACGTGGGGTACAAAGTTCAATGA
- a CDS encoding inorganic phosphate transporter, translating into MTTFYVILVAMLLILALFDLFVGVSNDAVNFLSSSVGSKAFKYKTLMVFAAVGVFCGATFSSGMMDIARHGIYMPQYYTFAELMCVYAAVMFTDVILLDIFNSYGMPTSTTVSMVFELLGASVAIASIKILSDDTLELGNLINTSKALTVILGIFLSVAIAFVVGLAVQYVTRLVFSFGYKKNIRYFIGVFGSVSLTSIFYFILIKGLKNMSFVGAGYKTFLAENETVLMAGMFVGFFILCHLLHAVKVNVLKVIIAFGTFSLALAFAGNDLVNFVGVPLTSLSSVQHLMAAGGNPQDFNMSFLLESEPGQWYLLMVAGLTMVFSLVFSKKARNVVKTSVSLAAQNSSEEIFGTNPVARALVRSSNGVVKFVTEFVPKKISDKINTRFNTKEMILEEDGAAFDLLRACVNLMLASSLIALGTSLKLPLSTTYVTFMVAMGTSLADRAWNRETAVYRITGVLSVIGGWFLTAFAAFASASVVAMVLHFGGLPVIFALFAVVIFVLVRSNLKYRGNKKDKTEERFEKILSASPETKVYPLIQEYSRGEWSEILRWCADCYEKLLIGLLREDLGRLRSVNKQIKILKKHVQRNRRHGTLCTERLAQEDLVVKNFFLYQANDFMGDALFSLEQISSPCKNHVDNGFNPMDNEKRKMLLRTAAHVKERIESVAEMVEIMDFDRYDQVRGQLREEGSRIFAERKAEMMKAGSENIRAEILYLTILYESWALLDSVSSVAKASRKFLTVKQ; encoded by the coding sequence ATGACGACTTTTTATGTGATTCTTGTGGCCATGCTCCTAATCCTTGCCCTGTTCGACCTGTTCGTAGGGGTCAGTAACGATGCCGTGAATTTTCTCAGTTCCTCTGTCGGGAGCAAGGCTTTCAAGTACAAAACCCTGATGGTCTTTGCTGCAGTGGGCGTGTTCTGTGGCGCTACGTTCAGTAGCGGCATGATGGATATTGCCCGCCATGGCATTTACATGCCCCAGTATTATACCTTTGCAGAACTTATGTGCGTATATGCGGCGGTGATGTTTACTGACGTAATCCTTCTGGATATTTTCAATTCTTACGGTATGCCCACTTCCACCACAGTTTCCATGGTCTTTGAACTTTTGGGCGCCTCTGTGGCTATCGCCAGTATCAAGATTCTTTCTGACGATACCCTGGAACTGGGAAACCTCATCAACACCTCTAAGGCTCTGACGGTGATTTTGGGCATCTTCCTTTCGGTGGCCATCGCTTTTGTAGTTGGCCTTGCGGTGCAGTATGTGACGCGCCTGGTTTTCTCCTTTGGCTACAAGAAAAATATTCGATACTTTATTGGTGTTTTTGGAAGCGTTTCCCTGACGTCCATATTTTATTTTATCCTCATCAAGGGCCTCAAAAACATGAGTTTTGTGGGAGCAGGCTACAAGACTTTTCTCGCGGAAAATGAGACCGTTCTTATGGCTGGCATGTTCGTCGGATTTTTCATCCTTTGTCACTTGCTCCATGCGGTAAAAGTAAACGTGCTCAAGGTAATCATTGCTTTTGGGACTTTTTCTCTGGCTCTTGCCTTTGCCGGAAACGACCTTGTGAATTTTGTGGGGGTACCCCTCACCAGCCTTTCTTCGGTGCAGCATTTGATGGCTGCTGGGGGCAATCCTCAGGATTTCAATATGTCCTTCTTGTTGGAGTCGGAACCAGGACAGTGGTACTTGCTGATGGTTGCTGGGCTTACCATGGTATTCTCCCTTGTGTTTTCCAAGAAGGCCCGGAATGTGGTGAAGACTTCCGTATCCCTAGCGGCCCAAAATTCTTCTGAAGAAATCTTTGGTACAAATCCGGTAGCTCGCGCCTTAGTTCGCAGTTCTAATGGTGTCGTAAAATTTGTAACAGAATTTGTTCCAAAGAAAATTTCGGATAAAATTAACACCCGCTTTAATACCAAGGAAATGATTCTGGAAGAGGATGGGGCAGCCTTTGATTTGTTGCGGGCCTGCGTGAACCTGATGCTTGCCAGTTCTCTCATAGCCCTCGGAACTTCACTGAAACTTCCCCTTTCTACCACCTACGTGACCTTCATGGTGGCCATGGGTACAAGCCTTGCCGACAGGGCGTGGAACCGTGAAACTGCGGTGTACCGCATCACAGGGGTTCTTTCGGTTATTGGAGGCTGGTTCCTGACAGCTTTTGCGGCTTTTGCCAGTGCCTCGGTGGTGGCTATGGTGCTTCACTTTGGCGGACTCCCGGTGATATTTGCCCTGTTTGCCGTGGTTATTTTCGTGCTGGTCCGTTCCAACCTGAAGTATCGTGGAAACAAGAAGGACAAAACTGAAGAGCGTTTTGAGAAAATTCTTTCTGCAAGCCCCGAAACCAAGGTGTACCCTCTTATTCAGGAATACAGTCGGGGTGAATGGAGCGAAATTCTCCGCTGGTGTGCCGATTGCTATGAAAAACTGCTGATAGGCCTGTTGCGGGAAGATTTAGGAAGGCTCCGCTCGGTGAACAAACAAATTAAAATTCTAAAGAAACATGTGCAGCGGAATCGTCGCCACGGAACCCTGTGTACAGAAAGGCTCGCCCAAGAAGATTTGGTGGTCAAAAACTTTTTCCTGTATCAGGCCAATGACTTTATGGGGGACGCCCTGTTTAGCCTAGAGCAGATTTCTTCGCCCTGCAAAAATCACGTGGACAACGGCTTTAACCCGATGGACAACGAGAAGCGGAAGATGCTCCTGCGAACAGCGGCCCACGTGAAGGAGCGTATCGAGAGTGTCGCCGAGATGGTGGAAATCATGGACTTTGACCGTTATGATCAAGTCCGGGGCCAGCTGCGGGAAGAAGGTTCCAGGATATTTGCCGAACGAAAGGCCGAGATGATGAAGGCCGGTTCCGAAAACATCCGCGCAGAAATCCTTTATTTAACTATTCTTTATGAGTCCTGGGCGTTGCTGGATTCGGTCAGTTCCGTGGCCAAAGCCAGTAGAAAATTCCTAACTGTAAAACAATAA
- a CDS encoding sugar O-acetyltransferase — translation MENCRKTERERMTNGESFFTNDPQLMEDKKNARILCSRFNSSPEDESLRKALLKQLFGHCGERIAIKPPFHCDYGYNIFAGDDLFINFDCVFLDAAPIRIGEHCMIGPKTCIYAIGHPLDAESRREKIGIPKPVTIGDNVWIGGGVTILPGVSIGDSTVIAAASVVTKSFPDHVVIAGNPAKIIKNIEE, via the coding sequence ATGGAAAATTGCAGGAAAACTGAACGAGAAAGAATGACAAATGGAGAATCTTTTTTTACAAATGACCCGCAGCTCATGGAGGATAAGAAAAACGCTCGTATCCTCTGTTCTCGTTTTAATAGTTCTCCGGAAGATGAGTCCTTAAGAAAAGCATTGTTAAAACAACTATTCGGGCACTGCGGGGAGAGGATAGCCATCAAGCCCCCGTTCCATTGTGATTACGGATATAACATCTTTGCGGGCGATGACTTGTTCATAAACTTTGACTGCGTGTTCCTGGATGCAGCTCCGATTCGGATTGGAGAACATTGTATGATCGGACCTAAAACCTGTATATATGCAATCGGTCATCCGTTGGACGCAGAATCAAGAAGAGAAAAGATTGGTATCCCTAAGCCGGTCACCATTGGCGATAATGTCTGGATCGGCGGTGGAGTCACGATTCTTCCGGGTGTATCCATAGGAGATAGCACGGTAATCGCTGCTGCTTCTGTAGTAACTAAATCTTTTCCTGATCATGTGGTGATTGCAGGAAACCCAGCAAAAATCATAAAGAATATTGAAGAATAA
- a CDS encoding carboxymuconolactone decarboxylase family protein: protein MKLGTIMTMLGMGAVLAACDCCPQDGAKALSQDKELRAVMDNFTQNEVPAATPLVEKREVELIRLVSLVTQQSGALLQEEVATALAQGLVPEEILEAIYQCAPYTGFPRTVDAVEIARNVFKAKNVKVDENRATVTAQSRLEAGADAQGTLFGQTFRDMAKNGKSGMPTINYFLASNCFGDYYTRKGLDLNTRELLTMAILVNLGTEPQLKAHIGANLKIRTAEYVEQAIYNCLPYCGYPRTLNALRLLKEAVAEAEAANATAGAVNASGAKTMPGKDWSVFPVGKPNDAYAKYFVGKSYLDMISKEQVGVGNVTFEPACRNNWHIHHAKKGGGQILIATAGRGYYQEWGKPAVELKPGDVVNIPAGVKHWHGAAPDSWFQHLAIEVPGEGGSNEWLEPVSDEDYGKLK, encoded by the coding sequence ATGAAACTAGGGACGATTATGACGATGCTTGGTATGGGTGCGGTGCTTGCCGCATGTGACTGCTGCCCGCAAGACGGGGCGAAGGCGCTTTCGCAGGACAAGGAACTGCGTGCCGTGATGGACAACTTCACGCAGAACGAGGTTCCGGCGGCGACTCCGCTTGTGGAAAAGCGCGAGGTGGAGTTGATTCGCCTGGTGTCGCTTGTGACGCAGCAGTCGGGTGCACTTTTGCAAGAAGAAGTGGCGACGGCGCTTGCGCAGGGGCTTGTTCCCGAAGAAATTCTCGAGGCGATTTACCAGTGCGCCCCCTACACCGGGTTCCCGCGGACGGTGGATGCGGTGGAAATTGCCCGCAACGTGTTCAAGGCGAAGAACGTAAAGGTGGACGAAAACCGTGCAACGGTGACGGCGCAGTCCCGCTTGGAGGCGGGTGCCGACGCGCAGGGAACGCTGTTCGGCCAGACTTTCCGCGACATGGCGAAGAACGGCAAGAGCGGTATGCCGACTATCAATTACTTCCTTGCGAGCAACTGCTTTGGCGATTACTACACCCGCAAGGGGCTTGACCTGAATACCCGCGAACTCTTGACGATGGCGATTCTCGTGAACCTGGGAACGGAGCCACAACTCAAGGCGCATATCGGCGCGAACCTGAAGATCCGCACGGCCGAATACGTGGAACAGGCGATTTACAACTGCTTGCCGTATTGCGGTTACCCGCGCACGCTGAACGCTCTGCGACTGCTCAAGGAAGCGGTGGCTGAGGCCGAGGCAGCAAACGCGACGGCTGGTGCTGTAAACGCGTCGGGTGCAAAAACCATGCCGGGAAAGGACTGGAGTGTGTTCCCGGTGGGCAAGCCGAACGATGCCTACGCCAAGTATTTCGTGGGCAAGAGCTATCTCGACATGATCAGCAAGGAACAGGTGGGCGTCGGGAATGTGACTTTTGAACCGGCGTGCCGCAACAACTGGCATATCCATCATGCAAAGAAGGGCGGTGGCCAGATTCTCATTGCGACGGCGGGTCGCGGCTACTACCAGGAATGGGGCAAGCCGGCGGTGGAACTGAAGCCCGGCGACGTGGTGAACATTCCGGCTGGCGTCAAGCATTGGCACGGGGCGGCTCCGGATTCCTGGTTCCAGCATTTGGCGATTGAAGTTCCCGGTGAAGGCGGAAGCAATGAATGGCTTGAGCCCGTGAGCGACGAAGACTACGGGAAGTTGAAATAA
- a CDS encoding TIGR02147 family protein: MFAKNKINIYDYSDYRKFLQEFYELEKSLDSSFSYRVFAAAVGMDASLLLKILQGKRHISPKCIDVFVKFFRFKDAKAEYFREMIAYGKAKNDEDVRSHFETLQKMRPAASRELDEARYRYFQQWYYPMIRSALDVFNYRGTQDAAALGECCIPKLSASQVENAVDALLQLGLAHARNDGRVVPTEAHLKTMEHWLSACISDYQSSIAELAGKSIQNTPKEKRDISTLTMALDSQQIDKIREILAKTRKAIVNVVNAMPPQICDSVYQLNFQLFPMMKKEEQ, encoded by the coding sequence ATGTTTGCAAAAAACAAAATCAACATCTACGACTATTCGGACTACCGCAAGTTCTTGCAGGAGTTCTATGAACTCGAAAAATCGCTGGATTCCTCGTTCAGTTATCGAGTGTTTGCTGCGGCGGTTGGCATGGACGCAAGCCTGCTTTTGAAAATATTGCAGGGGAAACGCCATATTTCTCCGAAATGCATAGATGTTTTCGTTAAATTTTTCCGTTTCAAAGATGCCAAGGCAGAATACTTCCGTGAAATGATTGCTTACGGCAAGGCGAAAAACGATGAGGATGTGCGTAGCCATTTTGAAACGCTTCAAAAAATGCGACCTGCAGCCAGCCGAGAACTCGACGAAGCCCGGTACCGCTATTTTCAGCAATGGTATTATCCGATGATCCGCTCGGCGCTCGATGTATTCAATTATCGCGGTACACAAGATGCTGCCGCCCTTGGGGAATGCTGCATTCCTAAGCTTTCCGCTTCGCAAGTAGAAAACGCTGTCGATGCTTTGTTGCAGCTCGGACTTGCGCATGCCCGCAATGACGGTCGCGTGGTTCCGACCGAAGCTCATCTCAAGACTATGGAACACTGGCTGAGTGCCTGTATCAGCGATTACCAAAGCAGCATTGCGGAACTGGCCGGCAAATCCATCCAGAATACTCCCAAAGAAAAACGCGACATCAGCACGCTCACGATGGCTCTTGATTCGCAACAAATTGATAAAATTCGTGAAATCCTCGCCAAAACGAGAAAAGCCATCGTAAACGTAGTCAATGCGATGCCTCCGCAAATTTGCGATAGCGTTTATCAGTTAAACTTTCAGTTGTTTCCGATGATGAAAAAGGAAGAACAATGA
- a CDS encoding glycosyl hydrolase translates to MIKRKNFIILILALSSMAFATKYEAEAATLSGGAKNVNASGVSGTGYADLQEGNISFNGVTAESAGKYQVTIHYKAGDFKANYLKVNGATAGTIDFNATTSWADVTTVATLKAGTNTISIEKYWGWISVDYIEVEPYQSSPFKISATPVTPNTTESAIKLYSFLRENFGKKTISGMMTGDMSGYTMGADFKTHDDVKYTYTRTGKYPALVGLDFLFASGPKANESWNKEYTDKAISIAKGLWKAGGIPAFTWHWKDPLDKKDAFYIQSAANGGEYTDFDFSTGFKPGTTEWNTESAAYKGIVADIDHIADYFLELQKEGVAGIFRPLHEAGGKWFWWSINSGEQFAALYRLVYDRMVKVKGVKNMIWVYNPEGSTVTSWDPGSEYYDVLSIDIYNSANDHSSNASAFDKFKNASKSTKIIALSENGPIPDVINMHTDEAVWSWWMPWYSTWSGTWPGQTKDGVWKSNMNDERIITLEDMPGWDKYIAIIKPDTSTTSIATMPRMAGTATTVGIFDMNGHYLGISMRELPQGHYVVRRKIQGHIVNTVYFKK, encoded by the coding sequence ATGATTAAAAGAAAAAACTTCATTATTTTGATTCTTGCTCTTTCGAGTATGGCATTTGCAACTAAGTACGAAGCTGAAGCAGCGACTCTTTCCGGAGGAGCAAAAAATGTCAACGCATCCGGAGTTTCGGGAACGGGTTATGCCGACTTGCAAGAAGGAAATATTTCTTTTAATGGTGTCACCGCAGAGAGTGCGGGCAAGTACCAAGTGACCATCCATTACAAGGCTGGGGATTTCAAAGCAAACTACTTGAAAGTAAACGGTGCAACCGCAGGCACCATCGACTTTAACGCCACCACTTCATGGGCGGATGTCACGACAGTCGCTACACTTAAAGCCGGGACAAACACAATCTCTATTGAGAAATACTGGGGCTGGATTAGCGTGGACTATATTGAGGTTGAGCCTTATCAATCCTCCCCTTTCAAAATATCCGCAACACCGGTTACCCCGAACACCACCGAAAGTGCAATCAAGCTCTACAGCTTTTTGCGTGAAAACTTTGGCAAAAAGACGATTAGCGGCATGATGACCGGCGATATGAGCGGTTACACCATGGGAGCCGACTTCAAGACGCACGACGACGTGAAATACACCTACACGCGCACAGGAAAGTACCCGGCTCTTGTCGGGCTTGATTTCTTGTTTGCGAGTGGCCCGAAGGCAAATGAAAGTTGGAACAAGGAATACACGGACAAAGCAATTTCCATTGCAAAAGGCCTTTGGAAAGCGGGCGGCATCCCTGCATTCACTTGGCACTGGAAAGATCCGCTAGACAAAAAAGACGCATTCTACATCCAAAGTGCAGCAAACGGAGGCGAATACACCGATTTCGATTTCTCTACAGGTTTCAAGCCAGGCACCACCGAATGGAATACCGAAAGTGCTGCTTACAAAGGAATCGTAGCCGACATTGACCACATCGCCGATTACTTCCTTGAATTGCAGAAAGAAGGTGTAGCGGGAATCTTTCGCCCCTTGCATGAAGCTGGCGGAAAGTGGTTCTGGTGGAGTATTAATTCCGGAGAACAGTTTGCAGCCCTTTATCGACTCGTCTATGACCGCATGGTCAAAGTCAAGGGTGTAAAAAACATGATTTGGGTCTATAACCCTGAAGGAAGCACAGTCACCTCTTGGGATCCAGGTAGCGAATACTACGATGTACTCTCCATCGACATCTACAATAGCGCAAACGACCATTCCAGTAACGCAAGTGCCTTTGACAAATTCAAAAACGCCTCGAAAAGCACGAAAATTATAGCTCTCAGCGAAAACGGCCCCATTCCCGATGTGATCAACATGCATACCGACGAAGCCGTATGGAGTTGGTGGATGCCGTGGTACAGCACCTGGAGCGGAACTTGGCCCGGCCAAACAAAAGATGGCGTATGGAAGAGCAACATGAATGACGAGCGTATCATTACTCTCGAGGACATGCCAGGTTGGGACAAGTACATAGCAATAATCAAGCCTGACACAAGTACCACCAGTATCGCAACCATGCCACGCATGGCCGGGACTGCAACCACCGTTGGGATTTTTGACATGAACGGTCATTATTTGGGCATCAGCATGCGAGAACTTCCGCAAGGGCACTATGTTGTACGTAGAAAGATTCAAGGACACATTGTGAATACGGTGTATTTCAAGAAATAA
- a CDS encoding ABC transporter ATP-binding protein — protein sequence MNISLKNISFSYSDSLDDAILKNLNLEIRSGECVVLAGESGCGKTTISKLINGLIPHYHSGTMDGDVLLGGKNTSDMTLAEISRVVGSVFQNPRSQFFNIDTDCELAFGCENLEMDPEEIKQRVENVVQEFHLEHLLGRSIFNLSGGEKQKIACASVSATGPEIFVLDEPSANLDLKTIADLKEIVSRWKKAGKTVVIVEHRLYYLRDVADRICYVKDGQIAYEWTPAELEAKGAAYASSLGLRCMNLGQLCEGMVRQAHQPCKVPELVEGPQGSKELDLAKQSITFTNLTFSYHRKHPILDIDHLELPCGQITALVGHNGAGKSTLAQVLCGLLGSWRQKRAARKRGTYLIMQDVNHQLFTESVLDEVLLGMKPQNEKLALEILDGLNLKQYTENHPMALSGGQKQRVAIGSGISSGCDIVVFDEPTSGLDYRQMLAVSATLKKLATSGKTLLVITHDPEFILNSCQSVIRLEHGKIVEQYPLLGDEKQLIKTMVE from the coding sequence ATGAACATCTCCCTAAAAAATATTTCCTTTTCTTACTCTGATTCCCTTGACGATGCGATTCTCAAAAACTTGAATCTGGAAATTCGTTCGGGCGAGTGTGTTGTGCTGGCGGGGGAGTCGGGCTGCGGGAAGACGACGATTTCAAAGCTCATTAACGGTTTGATTCCGCATTACCATTCGGGAACGATGGATGGCGATGTGTTGCTCGGTGGCAAGAATACCTCCGATATGACGCTAGCCGAAATTTCACGAGTTGTGGGTTCCGTTTTTCAGAATCCGCGTTCGCAATTTTTCAACATCGATACGGATTGCGAACTTGCTTTTGGCTGCGAAAATTTGGAAATGGATCCCGAAGAAATCAAACAGCGCGTGGAGAATGTTGTTCAGGAATTTCATTTAGAGCATTTGCTTGGCCGTAGCATCTTTAACCTTTCGGGCGGCGAAAAACAGAAAATTGCGTGCGCATCTGTTTCTGCTACGGGGCCTGAAATTTTTGTGCTGGATGAACCTTCTGCAAATCTGGATCTCAAGACGATTGCGGATTTGAAGGAAATTGTTTCGCGATGGAAAAAGGCGGGGAAGACGGTCGTTATCGTGGAGCATCGCCTTTACTATTTGCGTGATGTCGCCGACAGAATTTGTTATGTGAAGGATGGGCAAATTGCGTACGAATGGACTCCCGCAGAACTTGAAGCCAAAGGCGCTGCATACGCATCGAGCCTTGGACTCCGATGCATGAATTTGGGGCAATTGTGCGAAGGGATGGTTCGGCAGGCTCACCAACCTTGTAAGGTCCCTGAGCTTGTCGAAGGGCCGCAAGGTTCGAAGGAGCTGGATCTCGCGAAGCAATCCATAACATTTACCAATCTCACTTTCTCTTACCATCGCAAGCATCCGATTCTGGATATTGACCATCTTGAACTCCCATGTGGACAAATTACGGCACTGGTTGGCCATAATGGTGCGGGCAAATCGACGCTTGCCCAAGTGCTGTGCGGATTGCTGGGCTCTTGGCGTCAAAAGCGTGCGGCTCGCAAGCGCGGCACGTACTTGATTATGCAAGATGTGAACCATCAGCTTTTCACTGAAAGCGTTCTGGACGAGGTTTTGCTGGGCATGAAACCGCAAAATGAAAAACTTGCTCTTGAAATTCTTGATGGACTCAATCTTAAGCAATATACGGAAAATCATCCGATGGCACTTTCGGGCGGGCAAAAACAGCGTGTCGCTATCGGCAGCGGAATCTCGAGCGGTTGTGATATCGTTGTCTTTGATGAACCCACAAGCGGTCTTGACTATCGGCAAATGCTTGCTGTTTCTGCAACGCTTAAAAAGCTTGCCACCAGCGGAAAAACTTTGCTTGTAATTACCCATGACCCTGAATTTATTTTAAACAGTTGCCAATCCGTGATTCGTTTGGAACACGGAAAAATCGTGGAACAGTATCCGCTGTTAGGGGACGAAAAGCAGCTTATCAAGACGATGGTGGAATGA